One window of Drosophila busckii strain San Diego stock center, stock number 13000-0081.31 chromosome 3L, ASM1175060v1, whole genome shotgun sequence genomic DNA carries:
- the LOC108600827 gene encoding LOW QUALITY PROTEIN: multidrug resistance protein homolog 65 (The sequence of the model RefSeq protein was modified relative to this genomic sequence to represent the inferred CDS: deleted 2 bases in 2 codons; substituted 2 bases at 2 genomic stop codons), with the protein MAATDLNVNDAAAAAAAETDASETKPKPKEDALPTVNYYQLFRYARGMDYVLLICGLIAAMLHALVFPIAIVVYSELVAMFIDRNLGVGTSSSTIALPLFGGGQQLTNASYEENMEQLRKDSVAFGILMLIDSLLMLFAGMTFVNIFNSLALRLTVRMRREFFKATIRQEIGWHDMAKDQNFAVRITDNMEKIRTGIAENLGHFLTIAFDVAISVTISFVYGWKLALRPISLXXPLTLIIITIERMYKAKLTAREQSSYVRASSVVEEVIGAIRTVVAFGGEQSESKRYDQLLKPALKAGKWKGVFSGLSDTVMKAMMFIVGAGAFWYGANLILHDRGSDVAAEDRKYTPAVVMIVISGIIVGANQLSRTSPFLETFAMARGSASAIYDVIDRVPIIDPLSKAGKILNTGLRGCIEFRDVFFQYPARKDIIVLRGLNVTVKEGQTVALVGSSGCGKSTCVQLLQRFYDPVFGQVLLDGEDVRKYNLNWLRSNIAVVGQEPVLFQGTIVENIRHGKPTATQKEVEDAARAANAHDFIIALSKGYETHISEKGVQLSGGQRQRIAIARALIQQPTILLLDEATSALDYHSEKLVQAALDKACKGRTTLVVSHRLSAIRHAHEIVYIENGKAVEQGTHESLMKLQGYYYKMVAAHEYDDTADELLNECEDPLSKERKLSHDAGPRHSIQSLEKNVEFQMKRLSGKQTDATTAAAEEHKSTSYPRTFFRILGWARPEWSYLIIGTICAGIYGCAMPAFSIVLAELYASLAQPTDEAVLEHSGSMSIISVIIGVCAGILCFVQTFFYNLSGVWLTTRMRSKTFGSIMQQEMGWFDEKENSVGALSARLSGDAASVQGAIGFPLSNIIQALTNFICSFSIAFSFSWELALVCLSTAPFMIASIVFDARFTEKSALKEKQVLEETSRIATETIAQIRTVAALRREEELINVYNEEVKRYETQIKKRLRWRGLVNSLGMALMFFGYAVTLTYGGFMNADGRIKFEVIMKIANTMLYGLFILAQSLAFTPAFNAALLSATRMFEVIDRQPQIQSPNPMQLNGNGSIYKTNVVEKGVSYRELKFAYPARPDHPVLQDFNLDVLQGQTVALVGGSGSGKSTCVQLLLRYYDPDAGKILIDQESIHQDLDLKTLRRRLGIVSQEPSLFEKTIAENIGYGDTSREVSMQQVMDAAKMANAHDFIMTLPAQYETVLGAKGTQLSGGQKQRIAIARAMVRNPKILLLDEATSALDMQSERVVQQALDSACSGRTCIVIAHRLSTVQNANIICVIQAGHIMEQGSHSQLLAKNGIYAKLYRSQSKNK; encoded by the exons ATGGCAGCGACGGACCTCAATGTGAATgatgcagcggcagcagcggcggcggagACAGACGCGAGTGAaaccaagcccaagccaaaggAAGATGCGTTGCCCACGGTCAACTACTACCAACTCTTTCGTTATGCGCGCGGCATGGATTATGTGCTACTAATCTGTGGTCTCATTGCGGCCATGCTGCATGCTTTGGTCTTTCCCATAGCCATTGTGGTATACAGCGAACTGGTGGCCATGTTCATTGACAGAAATTTGGGCGTCGGCACCAGCTCGAGCACCATAGCGCTGCCGCTCTTTGGCGGCGGACAGCAGCT CACCAATGCCAGCTATGAGGAGAACATGGAGCAGCTGCGCAAGGATAGCGTCGCCTTTGGCATACTTATGCTGATCGATTCGCTGCTCATGTTATTTGCCGGGATGACCTTtgtcaatatatttaatagccTTGCGCTGCGGCTAACGGTGCGTATGCGTCGCGAGTTCTTTAAGGCCACGATTAGACAGGAAATTGGTTGGCATGACATGGCCAAGGATCAAAACTTTGCAGTGCGCATAACAGA TAATATGGAGAAAATACGCACTGGCATAGCTGAGAATCTGGGACATTTTCTAACTATAGCATTTGATGTGGCTATAAGCGTTACTATATCCTTTGTTTACGGATGGAAGCTAGCTCTGAGGCCTATTTCTCTATAATAACCGCTAACACtcataataattacaatagAGCGCATGTA CAAAGCTAAGCTAACTGCGCGTGAGCAGAGCTCCTATGTGCGTGCGAGTTCTGTGGTGGAGGAAGTAATCGGCGCCATACGCACTGTT GTTGCCTTTGGCGGCGAGCAGAGCGAATCCAAGCGG TACGATCAGCTGCTGAAGCCCGCTTTGAAAGCGGGCAAATGGAAAGGCGTCTTCTCCGGCTTAAGCGACACCGTAATGAAGGCCATGATGTTTATTGTGGGCGCAGGCGCTTTCTGGTACGGCGCCAATTTAATTCTGCATGATCGTGGCAGCGATGTGGCAGCTGAGGATCGCAAGTATACGCCAGCTGTGGTTATGATAGTTATATCCGGCATTATAGTGGGCGCCAATCAGCTGTCGCGCACTTCGCCGTTTCTGGAAACGTTTGCCATGGCGCGTGGCTCAGCCAGCGCCATTTACGATGTTATCGATCGCGTACCCATCATCGATCCACTCTCCAAGGCTGGCAAAATACTCAACACAGGCCTGCGCGGCTGCATTGAGTTTCGTGATGTGTTCTTTCAGTATCCTGCCAGAAAGGATATAATTGTGCTGCGCGGCTTGAATGTGACAGTCAAAGAAGGTCAAACGGTGGCGCTAGTGGGTTCATCGGGCTGTGGCAAATCCACttgtgtgcagctgctgcaacgctTCTATGATCCAGTGTTTGGCCAAGTGCTGCTGGATGGCGAGGATGTGCGCAAATATAATCTCAACTGGCTGCGCTCCAACATTGCTGTTGTGGGTCAGGAGCCAGTGCTGTTCCAGGGCACCATAG TTGAAAATATACGACATGGCAAGCCAACGGCTACGCAAAAGGAAGTGGAGGATGCTGCTCGAGCGGCAAATGCTCACGACTTTATTATAGCGCTAAGCAAG GGCTACGAGACACACATCAGTGAGAAGGGCGTGCAGCTGTCTGGAGGTCAACGTCAGCGCATTGCCATAGCCAGAGCTCTGATACAGCAGCCCACCATTCTGCTGCTCGATG AGGCCACCTCGGCGCTGGATTATCACTCTGAGAAGCTGGTGCAGGCGGCGCTGGACAAGGCCTGCAAGGGACGCACTACGCTGGTTGTATCCCATCGCTTGTCTGCCATTAGACATGCGCATGAGATTGTCTACATTGAGAATGGGAAAGCGGTGGAGCAGGGCACGCATGAGAGTCTCATGAAGCTGCAGGGCTACTACTACAAAATGGTGGCGGCGCATGAATACGATGACACTGCAGATGAGCTGCTAAATGAATGCGAGGATCCACTTAGCAAGGAGCGCAAGCTGTCACATGATGCGGGCCCTAGACACTCCATACAATCGCTAGAGAAGAATGTAGAGTTTCAAATGAAGCGTTTGAGTGGCAAGCAAACtgatgcaacaacagctgcagctgaggaACACAAAAGCACAAGTTATCCGCGCACCTTTTTCCGCATCTTGGGCTGGGCGCGTCCAGAGTGGAGTTATCTTATCATTGGCACTATCTGTGCGGGCATTTATGGCTGTGCCATGCCCGCGTTCTCTATTGTGCTGGCAGAGCTTTATGCTTCACTAGCGCAGCCTACAGATGAAGCTGTGCTGGAGCATAGTGGCTCCATGTCAATCATAAGTGTCATCATTGGTGTTTGCGCTGGCATTCTCTGCTTTGTGCAGACTTTCTTCTACAATCTCTCAGGCGTCTGGTTGACCACACGAATGCG CTCCAAAACCTTTGGCTCCATTATGCAGCAGGAGATGGGCTGGTTTGATGAGAAAGAGAACAGCGTGGGAGCGCTCTCAGCGCGTCTATCTGGCGATGCAGCCAGTGTGCAAGGCGCCATAGGCTTCCCGTTGAGCAACATTATACAAGCCTTGACGAACTTTATCTGCAGCTTTTCCATAGCTTTTTCGTTTTCCTGGGAATTGGCGCTTGTCTGCCTGAGCACTGCGCCCTTTATGATTGCGTCCATAGTATTCGATGCCAGATTTACGGAAAAGTCTGCGCTAAAGGAGAAGCAAGTGCTGGAGGAAACAAGTCGCATAGCCACAGAGACAATTGCGCAGATTAGAACTGTTGCAGCCCTGAGGCGCGAGGAGGAGCTCATCAATGTTTATAATGAGGAAGTCAAACGCTATGAAACGCAAATCAAAAAGCGTTTAAGATGGCGCGGCCTGGTCAATTCGCTGGGCATGGCGCTCATGTTCTTTGGGTATGCAGTAACGTTAACCTATGGCGGCTTTATGAATGCCGATGGCAGAATCAAATTTGAAGTTATAATGAA aaTTGCCAATACCATGCTGTATGGTCTGTTTATATTGGCGCAGTCCTTGGCCTTTACGCCAGCCTTcaatgctgcgctgctctcaGCCACACGCATGTTTGAAGTCATCGATCGCCAGCCGCAAATACAGTCGCCCAACCCAATGCAGCtgaatggcaatggcagcatttataaaacaaatgttgtggAGAAAGGCGTCAGCTATCGCGAGCTTAAGTTTGCCTATCCCGCGCGTCCAGATCATCCAGTGCTGCAGGACTTCAATCTCGACGTGCTGCAAGGTCAAACTGTTGCCTTGGTGGGCGGCTCTGGCTCCGGCAAGTCCACATGCGTGCAGCTACTGCTGCGCTACTATGATCCGGATGCGGGCAAGATT CTCATAGATCAGGAGAGCATACATCAGGACCTGGATCTAAAAACACTGCGACGTCGTCTGGGCATTGTCTCTCAGGAGCCTTCGCTGTTTGAGAAAACCATTGCGGAAAACATTGGCTACGGCGACACTTCACGTGAGGTATCCATGCAGCAGGTTATGGATGCAGCCAAAATGGCGAATGCTCATGACTTTATAATGACACTCCCTGCCCAATATGAGACTGTGCTGGGCGCCAAGGGTACGCAGCTGTCAGGTGGACAAAAACAACGCATTGCCATTGCACGTGCGATGGTGAGAAATCCCAAGATATTGCTGCTAGACGAAGCTACATCTGCCTTGGATATGCAAAGTGAACGC GTGGTGCAACAAGCACTGGACTCGGCCTGCTCGGGACGCACTTGCATTGTGATTGCGCATCGCTTGTCTACGGTGCAGAATGCAAATATTATCTGTGTTATTCAGGCTGGACACATTATGGAGCAGGGCTCGCACTCTCAGCTGTTGGCCAAGAACGGCATTTATGCCAAACTGTATCGCAGTCagtccaaaaataaataa
- the LOC108600926 gene encoding LOW QUALITY PROTEIN: multidrug resistance protein homolog 65 (The sequence of the model RefSeq protein was modified relative to this genomic sequence to represent the inferred CDS: deleted 1 base in 1 codon) encodes MERDEPSSSDEKSSEVTPVAPGLEPSAPISFYQLFRFSTYWELFWLFVGFIMCCIKALTLPAVVIIYSEFTAMLVDRAMQIGTSSTTHALPIFGGGKILTNATREANNEALYDDSISYGILLTITSLIMFISGIFSVDIFNFVALRQVTRMRIKLFESVMRQDIGWHDLATKQNFAQSMTDDIEKIRDGISEKVGHFLYLIVGFIITVGISFGYGWKLTLAVSCYIPLVIAVNYYVAKIQGTLTAREQESYAGAGNLVEEILNSIRTVVSFGGEKQEAERFDNFLVPARKASQWKGAFSGLSDALLKSMLFLSCAGAFWYGVNLILDDRYVEDKEYTPAILMIAFFGIIVGADNIARTAPFLESFATARGCATNLFKVIDLSSKIDPLSTDGKLLNYGLRGDVEFQDVFFRYPSRPEIIVHRGLNIKIRAGQTVALVGSSGCGKSTCIQLLQRFYDPVFGSVLLDELDIRKYNIQWLRSNTAVVGQEPVLFLGTIAQNISYGKPNATQREIEAAATQAGAHEFISNLPESYRTMIGEHGSQLSGGQKQRIAIARALIQNPKILLLDEATSALDYNSEKLVQQALDLASKGRTTIVVSHRLSAIRGADKIVFIHEGKVLEEGSHDDLMALEGAYYNMVRAGDINMPDDLDKEENLEDTKRKSLALYEKSFETSPLNFEKNQKNSVQFEEPISKPSKDSNKLKESKQVEEKPNFFGTFMRIVRMSRPEWCYLILGSISSIAVGCIYPAFSIIFGEFYAALAEQDEKVALSRTAVLSWACLGVAVITGIICFLQTYLFNYAGVWLTTRMRALTFKSMIKQEVGWFDEEQNSVGALSARLSGEAAGVQGAIGYPLSGMIQALSNFITGISVSMVYNWKLALLCLANCPIIVGSVILEAKMMSNALIREKQVLEEASRIATESISNVRTIAGLRREADVIRQYTEEIKRVEVLIKQKLRWRGILNSTMQASAFFGYAVALCYGGVLVSEGQVPFQDIIKVSETLLYGSMMLAQSLAFTPAFTAALIAAHRLFKILDRKPRIVSPMGTIRNTLAKQLNLFEGVRYRDISFHYPTRPDVKILNGLDLEVLQGQTVALVGHSGCGKSTCIQLLQRYYDADEGSIHIDQDDIQQDLTLDGVRRKLGLVSQEPALFERSIAENIAYGDNRRAVPMTEIIAAAKSANAHSFIISLPNGYETRMGARGTQLSGGQKQRVAIARALVRNPQILLLDEATSALDLQSERLVQQALDSACSGRTCIVIAHRLSTVQNADLICVLQGGQVVEQGTHLQLIAQGGIYAKLHKTQKQH; translated from the exons ATGGAACGCGATGAACCATCGAGCAGCGATGAGAAATCAAGCGAGGTGACACCTGTGGCGCCAGGTCTGGAGCCCTCAGCGCCCATCAGTTTTTATCAGCTGTTTCGCTTCTCCACCTACTGGGAGCTATTCTGGCTCTTCGTTGGCTTCATTATGTGCTGCATCAAGGCATTGACGCTGCCCGCCGTAGTCATCATCTACAGTGAATTCACTGCCATGTTGGTGGATCGTGCCATGCAAATTGGCACCAGCTCCACCACTCATGCTTTGCCTATTTTTGGTGGCGGCAAAATATT aacCAATGCCACACGTGAGGCCAACAATGAGGCGCTCTATGATGACTCCATATCCTATGGCATTCTGTTGACTATCACCTCGCTGATTATGTTTATATCGGGCATATTCTCTGTCGATATATTCAACTTTGTTGCCCTGCGTCAGGTCACACGCATGCGCATTAAACTCTTTGAATCGGTAATGCGCCAGGACATAGGCTGGCATGATCTGGCCACCAAGCAGAACTTTGCTCAAAGCATGACGGA CGACATTGAAAAAATACGCGATGGCATTTCAGAGAAAGTAGGACACTTTCTTTATTTGATTGTGGGCTTTATCATAACAGTAGGCATCTCCTTTGGCTATGGCTGGAAGCTAACCCTAGCTGTCAGCTGCTATATACCGCTGGTTATTGCAGTCAACTACTATGTGGCCAAG ATTCAAGGCACACTCACTGCACGCGAACAAGAATCTtatgctggcgctggcaattTGGTTGAAGAGATTCTTAACTCCATACGCACTGTTGTCTCGTTTGGTGGTGAAAAGCAGGAGGCTGAGCGTTTTGATAACTTTTTAGTGCCCGCACGCAAGGCCAGTCAATGGAAGGGCGCATTCTCCGGCTTGAGCGATGCTCTGCTCAAGTCCATGCTGTTTCTCTCCTGCGCTGGCGCCTTCTGGTATGGCGTTAATCTTATTCTGGACGATCGTTATGTAGAGGACAAGGAGTACACGCCAGCTATATTGATGATt GCTTTCTTTGGCATCATTGTGGGTGCGGATAATATTGCGCGCACTGCGCCTTTTCTGGAATCCTTTGCCACAGCGCGCGGCTGTGCtaccaatttatttaaagtcatTGATCTGAGCTCGAAAATAGATCCGCTGTCTACAGATGGCAAGCTATTGAACTATGGTCTGCGTGGCGATGTGGAGTTTCAGGATGTTTTCTTTCGCTATCCCTCACGCCCAGAGATTATTGTGCATCGTGGcctgaatattaaaatacgcGCAGGGCAAACTGTAGCGCTGGTGGGCTCCTCAGGCTGTGGCAAATCCACTTGcatacagctgctgcaacgttTCTATGATCCTGTCTTTGGCTCCGTGCTGCTTGACGAGTTGGATATAcgcaaatataatatacaatgGCTGCGCTCCAATACAGCTGTGGTGGGTCAGGAGCCTGTGCTCTTCCTAGGCACCATAG CGCAAAATATAAGCTACGGCAAACCCAACGCCACTCAACGTGAAATTGAAGCCGCTGCAACTCAAGCGGGCGCTCATGAGTTTATCAGCAATTTACCAGAG AGCTATCGCACAATGATTGGCGAGCATGGCTCTCAGCTGTCCGGCGGTCAAAAGCAACGTATAGCGATTGCACGCGCTTTGATTCAGAATCCCAAAATATTGCTGCTAGATG AGGCTACTTCTGCATTGGACTACAACTCAGAGAAATTGGTGCAGCAGGCGCTGGATCTGGCTAGCAAGGGACGCACCACTATTGTAGTTTCTCATCGACTTTCAGCCATACGCGGTGCggataaaattgtttttatacacgAGGGCAAAGTGTTGGAGGAGGGCTCACATGATGATCTGATGGCGCTGGAGGGCGCCTATTATAATATGGTCAGAGCGGGTGATATAAATATGCCAGATGATCTGGACAAGGAAGAGAATCTGGAAGACACTAAGC gcaAAAGTCTTGCTTTGTATGAAAAGTCGTTTGAAACAAGTCCGCTGAACTTTGAAAAGAATCAAAAGAACAGCGTGCAGTTTGAAGAGCCCATTAGCAAGCCCAGCAAGGACAGCAACAAGCTTAAGGAGAGCAAACAAGTGGAGGAGAAACCAAATTTCTTTGGCACTTTTATGCGCATAGTGCGCATGTCACGTCCGGAATGGTGTTATCTTATATTGGGCAGCATCTCCTCCATTGCCGTGGGCTGCATTTATCCAGCGTTTTCGATTATCTTTGGTGAATTCTATGCAGCGCTGGCGGAGCAGGACGAAAAGGTTGCGCTGAGTCGCACTGCAGTGCTGTCCTGGGCCTGTCTGGGCGTCGCTGTCATTACGGGCATCATTTGCTTTCTGCAAACTTATCTGTTTAACTACGCTGGCGTTTGGTTGACCACACGCATGCGTGCGCTAACTTTCAAGTCCATGATTAAACAGGAGGTGGGCTGGTTCGATGAGGAGCAAAACTCTGTGGGCGCGCTGTCGGCGCGTCTGTCTGGCGAGGCTGCTGGCGTGCAGGGCGCCATTGGTTATCCTTTGAGCGGCATGATACAAGCGCTGTCCAACTTTATTACAGGCATTTCAGTGTCCATGGTGTACAACTGGAAGCTGGCGCTGCTCTGTCTAGCCAACTGTCCCATTATTGTGGGCTCTGTTATACTGGAAGCCAA AATGATGTCGAATGCTTTGATTAGAGAAAAGCAAGTGCTGGAGGAAGCCAGTCGCATAGCTACGGAGTCCATCAGCAATGTGCGCACTATTGCGGGTTTACGCCGTGAAGCGGATGTCATACGCCAGTATACGGAGGAAATCAAGCGTGTTGAAGTGCTTATCAAGCAAAAGCTACGCTGGCGCGGAATACTCAACTCC ACAATGCAAGCTTCAGCATTCTTTGGCTACGCCGTAGCGCTATGTTACGGCGGTGTGCTGGTCTCCGAGGGTCAAGTGCCGTTCCAGGATATTATCAA AGTTTCCGAAACGCTGCTCTATGGCTCGATGATGTTGGCGCAGTCTTTGGCCTTTACGCCTGCGTTTACTGCAGCTCTGATTGCTGCACATCGTCTATTCAAAATACTGGATCGCAAGCCACGCATTGTGTCGCCCATGGGCACTATAAGAAACAcgctggccaagcagctgaaTCTGTTCGAGGGCGTGCGCTATAGAGACATAAGTTTTCATTATCCCACGCGACCGGATGTCAAAATACTCAATGGTCTGGATTTGGAAGTGCTGCAGGGTCAGACTGTTGCCTTGGTAGGACACTCGGGATGTGGCAAGTCCACCTGcatacagctgctgcaacgctACTACGATGCAGACGAGGGCAGCAtt cacaTTGATCAAGACGACATACAGCAGGACCTAACGCTGGATGGCGTGCGTCGCAAACTGGGTTTGGTTTCCCAGGAGCCCGCGCTGTTTGAGCGCAGCATTGCGGAGAACATTGCCTATGGCGATAATCGTCGCGCTGTGCCCATGACGGagattattgctgctgccaagagCGCTAATGCGCACAGCTTTATTATATCGCTGCCCAATGGCTATGAGACGCGCATGGGAGCGCGTGGTACGCAGCTGTCCGGCGGACAGAAGCAACGTGTGGCCATTGCACGTGCGCTGGTGCGCAATCCGCAGATTCTGCTGCTGGACGAGGCTACCTCAGCGCTGGATCTGCAAAGCGAACGC ctGGTGCAACAGGCGCTGGACTCTGCCTGCTCGGGACGCACCTGCATTGTGATAGCTCATCGTCTGTCCACAGTGCAGAATGCGGATCTGATTTGTGTGCTGCAGGGTGGGCAGGTGGTGGAGCAGGGCACGCATCTGCAGCTGATAGCACAAGGCGGCATCTATGCCAAATTGCACAAGACACAAAAGCAGCACTGA
- the LOC108599367 gene encoding uncharacterized protein LOC108599367, whose translation MLNKFICLSILLQFLLSSASAPPAPPSPPPPPCGLERNCGKVNESSAVCRYDAVNGCIRKYASKCHLEIAACKERTVYRDYSDVYCSMETFLCEESSTYERWTIFFGYAKD comes from the exons ATGCTCAATAAGTTCATTTGCTTGTCTATTCTATTGCAAT TCTTGCTGAGTAGCGCATCGGCGCCTCCAGCGCCACCAtcaccgccgccaccaccgtGTGGCTTGGAGCGGAACTGCGGCAAGGTGAATGAAAGCAGCGCCGTTTGTCGTTACGATGCTGTTAATGGTTGCATACGCAAATATGCCTCCAAATGCCACTTGGAGATCGCTGCCTGCAAAGAGCGCACGG TCTACCGCGACTACAGTGACGTATACTGCAGCATGGAGACATTTTTGTGTGAAGAGTCGTCGACATACGAGCGCTGGACAATCTTCTTTGGTTATGCGAAAGATTAA
- the LOC108599401 gene encoding uncharacterized protein LOC108599401, translated as MVLLKVIKYLVGCVIRVCNELSQNMSSLNKMFKYHLLDAN; from the exons ATGGTGCTGTTAAAAGTGATCAAATATCTTGTGG GTTGCGTGATACGTGTCTGCAATGAGCTGTCCCAGAACATGAGCTCGCTGAATAAGATGTTTAAATATCATCTGCTGgatgcaaattaa
- the LOC108599421 gene encoding uncharacterized protein LOC108599421 yields MFVIKLITITCALALMATARPLDAFSEEDDRLNEISAEFDRKLRLPNVDRIFSSAEEQTKQIRIKIRNANKIDKAETTQSSKHAHSMITSMLSFVSSMFNFGKTMLRNE; encoded by the exons ATGTTCGTTATCAAGCTTATAACAATCACGTGTGCTTTGGCGCTTATGG CAACTGCCAGACCGTTGGATGCATTCAGTGAGGAAGACGATCGGCTGAATGAGATAAGCGCAGAGTTTGACAGAAAACTCAGACTGCCCAATGTGGATCGCATTTTTAGCAGCGCTGaagaacaaacaaaacagattcgcattaaaataagaaatgcaaataagATTGACAAGGCGGAGACCACACAGAGCTCCAAGCATGCGCATAGCATGATCACCTCCATGTTATCCTTTGTTAGTAGTATGTTCAACTTTGGCAAAACGATGCTGCGTAATGAATAA